The following are encoded together in the Clostridiisalibacter paucivorans DSM 22131 genome:
- the cobA gene encoding uroporphyrinogen-III C-methyltransferase, with translation MKKGKVYLVGAGPGDYKLITFRGLEAIKMCDVIVYDRLSSPRLLKWAKDGCEFIYVGKEAGNHTMNQQDINKLLAEKAKLGKDVVRLKGGDPYVFGRGGEEGEYLFNEGIEFQVIPGITSAIGGLCYGGIPITNRGYNTSFHVITGHLKDESNELDFSNLAKLDGTLVFLMGMKNLEKICKGLIQNHKKIDTPVAVIHWATHSNQQVVTGDLSNIVDEVKKHNITSPSLIVVGDVVRLRRVLNFHERKPLFGKNIIITRPEAQNESITDAILDLGGNPIPIPSIEIKDIWPNAPLMESIENMGEYSYIIFTSVNGVRVFMKGLYDKGYDLRRLGNTKVVAIGPATANALKENGIVPDIVPKKYIAEDIYMELVKVLNSDDKILIPRSRDARPYLVDELRKICKVKEVHLYYTESAKNNREILINTFKEQDIHYITFTSSSTVKGVMDLLGEKNVELLNDVNTVSIGPVTSNTMRKFGLRVDLEAHRYDMAGIIKGIIVKEEVTDGVDK, from the coding sequence GTGAAAAAGGGTAAAGTTTACCTTGTGGGAGCAGGACCTGGAGATTATAAATTGATTACATTTAGAGGTCTAGAAGCTATTAAAATGTGTGATGTAATAGTATATGACAGACTTTCCAGTCCTAGACTTTTAAAATGGGCAAAGGATGGATGTGAATTTATCTATGTAGGAAAAGAAGCAGGAAATCATACCATGAATCAGCAGGATATAAATAAATTATTAGCGGAAAAGGCCAAGTTAGGAAAAGATGTTGTACGTTTAAAGGGAGGAGACCCCTATGTATTTGGTAGAGGAGGAGAAGAGGGGGAATATCTATTTAATGAAGGCATAGAGTTTCAAGTAATCCCTGGGATAACTTCAGCCATAGGAGGACTGTGTTACGGGGGCATACCAATAACCAATAGGGGTTATAATACATCATTTCATGTAATAACTGGTCATTTGAAGGATGAAAGTAATGAATTGGATTTTAGTAATTTGGCAAAACTGGATGGAACATTGGTATTTCTCATGGGAATGAAAAACTTGGAAAAGATATGTAAAGGTTTAATCCAAAACCATAAGAAAATAGATACACCAGTGGCGGTGATTCACTGGGCAACCCATTCAAATCAGCAAGTAGTGACAGGTGATTTGTCTAATATAGTAGATGAAGTAAAAAAACATAATATCACATCCCCAAGTCTTATAGTTGTTGGAGATGTGGTAAGACTTAGGAGAGTATTGAATTTCCATGAAAGAAAACCTCTATTTGGAAAGAACATAATTATTACTAGGCCAGAGGCTCAAAATGAAAGTATTACAGATGCTATATTGGATTTGGGAGGTAACCCAATACCTATTCCATCTATAGAAATAAAGGATATTTGGCCAAATGCTCCATTGATGGAATCTATAGAAAATATGGGAGAGTATAGTTATATTATATTTACCAGTGTGAACGGGGTAAGGGTTTTTATGAAGGGATTATATGATAAAGGTTATGATTTAAGGAGATTAGGCAATACCAAGGTAGTTGCCATAGGTCCTGCCACAGCTAATGCCCTTAAGGAAAATGGGATAGTGCCTGATATAGTTCCTAAAAAATATATAGCTGAAGACATATATATGGAATTAGTAAAAGTATTAAATAGTGATGACAAGATATTAATTCCAAGGTCTAGAGATGCCAGACCATATCTGGTAGATGAATTGAGAAAGATATGTAAAGTAAAAGAGGTACATCTTTATTATACAGAAAGTGCAAAGAATAATAGGGAGATATTAATAAATACATTTAAGGAACAAGACATACATTATATAACCTTTACAAGTTCATCTACAGTAAAAGGAGTAATGGATTTATTAGGAGAAAAAAATGTGGAGTTATTAAATGATGTAAATACAGTGTCTATAGGTCCAGTAACTAGTAATACCATGAGGAAATTTGGCTTAAGGGTAGACTTAGAAGCCCATAGATATGATATGGCAGGAATAATAAAAGGCATTATAGTTAAGGAGGAAGTAACAGATGGAGTTGATAAATAG
- the hemC gene encoding hydroxymethylbilane synthase, whose product MKIVVGSRGSRLAIAQTKWVINEIKDHYPDIEFEIKVIKTKGDKILDKALDKIGDKGIFVKEIEECLINGEIDMAIHSMKDMPTELPEGLMFTDPPCRQDHRDVMVFSNGIKSLDEFPHGGRIGTGSKRRKYQLLKYRPDLNILPIRGNVDTRLRKLDEGQYDGIVLAAAGMKRLGLEDRISYYLPDEIMISAPAQGTLAIEIKQGRSELEKILQVIGDEKTDIQSKCERAFLKAVNGGCHMPVGAICNIDGNKITLMGILGPEDGSILVKDTVVGQVGKEKELGQRLANGIMEVMACEKG is encoded by the coding sequence ATGAAAATTGTAGTAGGATCTAGGGGTAGTAGATTAGCTATTGCACAGACTAAATGGGTTATAAATGAAATAAAAGATCATTATCCAGATATAGAATTTGAAATAAAGGTAATAAAGACAAAGGGAGATAAGATATTAGACAAGGCGTTAGATAAAATTGGAGATAAGGGAATATTTGTAAAGGAAATTGAAGAGTGCTTGATAAATGGAGAAATAGATATGGCTATACACAGTATGAAGGACATGCCTACAGAATTGCCAGAAGGCCTTATGTTTACAGATCCACCCTGTCGCCAAGATCATAGGGATGTAATGGTATTTAGTAATGGTATTAAATCTTTAGATGAATTTCCCCATGGTGGGAGAATTGGAACTGGAAGCAAGAGAAGAAAGTATCAACTTTTGAAGTATAGACCTGACTTAAATATACTACCAATTAGAGGTAATGTTGATACAAGGCTTAGAAAATTAGACGAGGGTCAGTATGATGGAATAGTTTTGGCAGCGGCAGGTATGAAAAGATTGGGGTTAGAAGACAGAATCAGTTATTATTTGCCAGATGAAATAATGATTTCAGCACCTGCACAAGGGACTTTGGCCATAGAAATAAAACAGGGTAGAAGTGAATTGGAGAAAATTTTACAAGTCATAGGCGATGAAAAGACTGATATACAATCTAAGTGTGAAAGGGCATTTTTAAAAGCCGTAAATGGAGGTTGCCATATGCCTGTGGGAGCAATATGCAATATAGACGGGAATAAAATTACTTTAATGGGTATATTGGGTCCTGAGGATGGTTCTATATTAGTAAAAGATACTGTGGTGGGACAAGTAGGTAAAGAAAAGGAATTGGGACAAAGATTGGCCAATGGTATTATGGAGGTGATGGCCTGTGAAAAAGGGTAA
- a CDS encoding precorrin-2 dehydrogenase/sirohydrochlorin ferrochelatase family protein — protein MFYPIMINTKKFNVVIFGGGDVGFRKAKTFLQYDMNVKVISPNIAPKFKDIMDRIEYIQDVFKPEYIKEKSIVIGATSSREINHGIYQECNRKGILCNIVDDKEESDFIIPSTFKQGPIVVGVSTEGNSPYFAAQLRREIMEICNEDMVERVEEMGKIRKIVIKKCVDNEKRKTIFKELAYLNLQELKDRRIKYENCSRI, from the coding sequence ATGTTTTATCCTATAATGATAAATACTAAAAAATTTAATGTAGTTATATTTGGTGGGGGAGATGTGGGGTTTAGAAAAGCTAAAACATTTTTACAATATGACATGAATGTGAAGGTCATAAGTCCTAATATAGCTCCAAAATTTAAAGATATAATGGATAGAATTGAATATATACAAGATGTATTTAAGCCAGAATATATTAAAGAAAAAAGCATAGTGATTGGAGCAACATCCTCAAGGGAAATAAATCATGGTATATACCAAGAGTGTAATAGAAAAGGGATATTATGCAATATAGTAGACGATAAAGAAGAATCAGACTTCATAATACCTTCTACATTTAAACAGGGACCTATAGTTGTAGGGGTATCTACTGAAGGGAATAGTCCATATTTTGCAGCACAATTGAGAAGAGAGATAATGGAAATATGTAATGAAGATATGGTAGAGAGGGTAGAAGAAATGGGTAAGATAAGAAAAATAGTTATAAAAAAATGTGTGGACAATGAAAAAAGAAAGACTATTTTTAAGGAGTTAGCATATTTAAATTTACAGGAATTAAAGGATAGGAGAATAAAATATGAAAATTGTAGTAGGATCTAG
- the hemA gene encoding glutamyl-tRNA reductase produces MDISVIGINHDTAPTDVREKAAFTNSQKVGLLNDLLDYGIREAVILSTCNRSEVYIAYRNKECAQHISYVKEYYKSKIMLEGCEKYLFVKKGKDAAKHLFDVSAGLKSVVIGEDQILGQVKDAIMTSMEIGASKKILNKIFREAITTAKGIKQGLKISERPLSVSYIGVKYLKEKMKTLQGKKALMIGFGEMGKLALNHLLEEGVDSIYIANRNIEKVKSAFPNHDVIRSLAFSDRYDVINDVDMIICSTASPHKVIKYEDMPSIDKDIYILDMAMPTDVDIKVGEMEGVFLYDVDDLKEISKNNMKERKRLCKHAEGIISKDIRGFYDWMNSIKVDPVIKGINNMCREVESDTLDYINRKIELNCREKKIVEKMLSSALKRVVRNPVLKLKEEKDEQKVENYMEMLDDLFDLRMG; encoded by the coding sequence ATGGATATTTCAGTTATAGGGATAAACCATGATACAGCACCAACAGATGTGAGAGAGAAGGCAGCATTTACTAATTCTCAAAAAGTAGGATTACTAAATGATCTATTAGATTATGGGATAAGGGAAGCTGTAATTTTATCCACATGCAATAGGAGTGAGGTATATATAGCTTATAGAAATAAGGAATGTGCTCAACATATAAGCTATGTAAAGGAATACTACAAATCTAAAATCATGTTGGAAGGCTGCGAAAAATATTTATTTGTAAAGAAAGGTAAGGATGCAGCTAAGCATTTATTTGATGTTTCTGCTGGATTAAAGTCTGTAGTTATAGGGGAGGACCAGATTTTGGGTCAGGTTAAGGATGCTATTATGACATCAATGGAGATTGGAGCCAGTAAGAAAATATTAAATAAAATATTTAGAGAGGCTATAACTACAGCAAAGGGAATAAAACAAGGACTAAAGATATCAGAAAGACCATTGTCTGTAAGCTATATAGGAGTAAAATATTTAAAGGAAAAGATGAAGACATTACAAGGAAAAAAGGCATTGATGATTGGATTTGGAGAGATGGGAAAATTAGCACTAAATCATTTATTAGAAGAAGGCGTTGATAGTATATATATAGCCAATAGGAATATTGAAAAGGTTAAAAGTGCATTTCCAAACCATGATGTAATTAGATCTTTAGCCTTTAGTGATAGATATGATGTAATAAACGATGTGGATATGATAATATGTTCCACAGCATCTCCACATAAAGTAATCAAATATGAAGATATGCCATCTATTGATAAAGATATATATATATTAGACATGGCTATGCCCACAGATGTGGATATTAAAGTAGGAGAGATGGAAGGTGTATTTTTATACGATGTAGATGATTTGAAAGAAATATCTAAAAACAATATGAAGGAAAGAAAGAGACTTTGCAAACATGCAGAGGGAATTATATCGAAGGATATTAGAGGTTTCTATGATTGGATGAATAGTATAAAGGTAGATCCTGTAATAAAGGGAATTAATAATATGTGTAGAGAAGTGGAGTCGGATACATTGGATTATATAAATAGAAAAATAGAACTTAACTGTAGGGAGAAAAAGATTGTGGAAAAGATGTTATCTTCTGCATTAAAAAGAGTAGTAAGAAATCCAGTATTGAAACTTAAAGAAGAAAAAGATGAGCAAAAAGTAGAGAACTATATGGAGATGTTAGATGATTTGTTTGACTTAAGGATGGGGTGA
- a CDS encoding sirohydrochlorin chelatase, whose amino-acid sequence MGKGLLIVGHGSRSSDAQKTFEKVVDMVKEMASYEMVAGAHMEISEPNIPMVVGGLVENGIKNILVVPYFLYEGIHIKEDIPEIIGELSDKYKNVTFKMGKPIGAEPLLADIILKRAEEIE is encoded by the coding sequence ATGGGAAAGGGATTATTGATAGTAGGACATGGAAGTAGGTCTTCGGATGCACAAAAGACATTTGAAAAAGTGGTGGATATGGTTAAAGAAATGGCTTCATATGAAATGGTAGCAGGGGCACATATGGAGATTTCAGAGCCTAATATACCTATGGTAGTAGGTGGCCTGGTAGAAAATGGTATAAAAAACATATTAGTAGTGCCTTATTTTTTATATGAGGGCATACACATCAAGGAAGATATACCAGAAATAATTGGTGAGTTGTCAGACAAATATAAAAATGTGACATTTAAAATGGGTAAGCCTATCGGAGCAGAACCTCTTTTAGCAGATATAATTTTAAAAAGAGCAGAAGAAATAGAATAA
- a CDS encoding cobalt-precorrin-6A reductase — protein sequence MLGGTKDGRDISRNLLDMGYKVIVTVTTEYGQELLGKEDRMKVYCYKLEESSFKDIVNKEKIKIIVDATHPYATEISKLAMSISNQMDIPYMRFERKGIHHGDVIEVNDFEEAVEYLKYTKGNIMLTTGSKNLDIFAKNLEKERLYARVLPTSNVIERCEGLGINAGHIIGIQGPFDKELNKSLFNQYNIDYMVTKESGNTGGTSEKIQGAIELGIKVVLVKRPKIVYRNIFCDLDKLIKKIKEEVN from the coding sequence GTGTTGGGTGGTACTAAAGACGGAAGGGATATTTCTAGAAATTTATTAGATATGGGATACAAAGTAATAGTTACCGTTACCACTGAATATGGACAAGAATTATTAGGTAAAGAAGATAGAATGAAGGTTTATTGTTATAAATTAGAGGAATCAAGCTTTAAAGACATTGTGAATAAAGAAAAGATAAAAATAATAGTAGATGCTACTCATCCCTACGCCACAGAGATATCTAAACTTGCAATGAGTATTTCAAACCAGATGGACATACCCTATATGAGATTTGAAAGAAAGGGTATACATCATGGAGATGTTATAGAGGTAAATGACTTTGAAGAAGCAGTAGAATATTTGAAATATACTAAGGGCAATATTATGCTTACCACAGGTAGTAAAAATCTTGACATATTTGCTAAAAATCTTGAAAAAGAGAGACTCTATGCAAGGGTGCTTCCCACTTCCAATGTAATTGAAAGATGTGAAGGACTAGGCATCAATGCTGGACATATTATAGGAATACAGGGACCATTTGATAAAGAATTGAATAAATCTCTATTTAACCAATACAATATAGATTATATGGTAACTAAGGAGAGCGGCAATACAGGAGGGACTTCAGAAAAGATTCAAGGAGCTATAGAATTGGGAATAAAGGTAGTTTTAGTGAAGAGACCTAAGATTGTTTATAGAAATATATTTTGTGATTTAGATAAACTTATAAAGAAAATTAAAGAGGAGGTAAATTAA
- the cobJ gene encoding precorrin-3B C(17)-methyltransferase — MNKDGILYVVGIGPGDICNMTEEARNALDDADIIIGYKTYISLIKDIVNEKKLIKSPMKGEVERCKKALELSGDGERVAIVSSGDAGVYGMAGIVYEIAQKYNINTEIKIIPGVTAASAAAAVLGAPLMHDFAVISLSDLLTDWELIKKRIELAAKGNLVICLYNPKSKKRVEHINIAREIVMKYRSDKTPVGIVRNAKRDDQQVFVTNLNEMLEYPIDMFTVVIIGNSNTKIIDNKIVTPRGYNL, encoded by the coding sequence ATGAATAAGGATGGAATTTTATATGTAGTAGGGATAGGGCCAGGAGATATTTGTAACATGACTGAAGAAGCTAGAAATGCCCTTGATGATGCAGATATTATTATAGGATATAAAACTTATATTTCTTTAATTAAGGATATAGTGAATGAAAAAAAACTTATAAAATCTCCTATGAAGGGAGAGGTGGAAAGGTGTAAAAAGGCATTGGAATTGTCTGGTGATGGAGAAAGAGTTGCAATAGTTAGTAGTGGAGACGCCGGGGTATATGGTATGGCAGGTATCGTATATGAAATTGCCCAGAAGTATAATATAAATACTGAAATAAAAATAATACCTGGAGTTACAGCGGCATCAGCAGCAGCTGCTGTACTGGGGGCACCTTTGATGCATGATTTTGCGGTAATAAGTTTAAGTGACTTGCTTACAGACTGGGAACTTATAAAAAAGAGAATAGAATTAGCAGCCAAAGGAAATCTTGTTATATGTTTATATAATCCTAAAAGTAAAAAAAGGGTGGAGCATATTAATATTGCCAGGGAAATAGTGATGAAGTATAGGTCAGATAAGACCCCTGTTGGGATAGTAAGGAATGCTAAAAGGGATGATCAACAAGTATTTGTGACTAATTTAAATGAAATGTTGGAATATCCCATAGATATGTTTACAGTGGTTATAATAGGAAATTCCAATACTAAGATTATAGATAATAAGATTGTGACTCCTAGGGGGTATAATCTTTGA
- the cbiG gene encoding cobalt-precorrin 5A hydrolase, giving the protein MKLAIVTLTKGGLATAEKVKRNIDTTVDIYTKDKFQGTLKSFVGVLFKEYKNILFIMATGIVVRVISPYIKDKTRDPAIMVMDEQGRFVISLLSGHLGGANAYTEKIAKGIGAIPVITTASDVLGLISIDMLAKRLNCKMESLKKAKEITADIVNGKRVGICTDIPLDIPDYNNIKIVGTESINNFDSIIYITNKIIDNTHSRSIQLTLKNIVVGVGCRRGIKGEDMIHGIKALFDEIGLKIESIKKLSSVDIKKDEQGILQASEHFRVPVEFIDRTEIRMIEENFDVSEFVRRTIGVGGVSEPCGYISSHNGRCLMKKRKFQGFTLSVWEERLNE; this is encoded by the coding sequence ATGAAACTTGCCATAGTCACTTTGACTAAGGGTGGACTGGCTACAGCGGAAAAAGTAAAGAGAAATATAGATACAACTGTGGATATATATACTAAAGATAAATTTCAAGGAACCTTGAAGTCATTCGTAGGAGTGCTTTTTAAAGAATATAAAAATATATTGTTTATTATGGCAACGGGAATAGTTGTACGGGTGATATCGCCTTATATCAAAGACAAGACTAGGGACCCAGCTATAATGGTAATGGATGAACAGGGAAGATTTGTAATAAGTCTTCTATCGGGACACCTGGGAGGTGCCAATGCATATACAGAAAAAATAGCTAAAGGAATAGGTGCTATTCCAGTTATAACTACGGCATCAGATGTATTGGGGCTTATATCTATAGATATGTTGGCAAAGAGATTAAACTGTAAAATGGAAAGCCTTAAAAAGGCAAAGGAAATAACAGCAGACATAGTTAATGGAAAAAGAGTAGGTATATGTACAGATATTCCATTGGATATACCAGACTATAATAATATAAAAATAGTAGGTACAGAATCTATTAATAATTTTGATTCAATAATATATATAACTAATAAGATTATAGATAATACCCATAGTAGGAGTATTCAATTAACACTTAAAAATATAGTTGTGGGAGTAGGATGTAGAAGGGGAATCAAAGGGGAAGACATGATCCATGGGATAAAGGCTCTATTTGATGAAATAGGTCTTAAAATAGAGAGCATTAAAAAATTAAGTTCTGTAGATATAAAAAAAGATGAACAAGGGATATTACAAGCTAGTGAACATTTCAGAGTACCAGTAGAGTTTATAGATAGAACAGAGATTAGGATGATAGAAGAGAATTTTGATGTATCAGAATTTGTAAGAAGGACTATAGGAGTGGGGGGAGTATCTGAACCTTGTGGATATATATCTTCCCACAATGGTAGATGTTTAATGAAGAAAAGAAAGTTTCAAGGATTTACTTTGTCGGTATGGGAGGAGAGATTAAATGAATAA
- the cobM gene encoding precorrin-4 C(11)-methyltransferase produces MNKVYFIGAGPGDPDLITVKGKKIVEKADVVIYAGSLVNKKIIDCRKESSELYNSAHMDLNEILDLIKKSVESGKLVARVHTGDPSIYGAIREQIDPLEDMGIACEVIPGVSSFVASAAAMNKEFTLPDVSQTVICTRLEGRTPVPEKENLESLASHRASMAIFLSVHMIDNVVERLLVHYDELTPVAVVQKATWEDQKIVRGTLKDISEKVKRANITKTAQILVGGFLGNKYEKSKLYDKTFTHEYRRGK; encoded by the coding sequence ATGAATAAAGTTTATTTTATTGGAGCAGGTCCTGGAGATCCTGACTTGATAACAGTGAAAGGTAAAAAGATTGTAGAAAAAGCAGACGTAGTAATATATGCTGGTTCTTTAGTCAATAAAAAGATAATTGACTGTAGAAAGGAAAGTAGTGAGCTTTATAATAGTGCCCATATGGATTTAAATGAGATATTAGACTTGATTAAAAAGAGTGTGGAGTCAGGTAAATTAGTAGCTAGAGTTCATACAGGAGACCCCAGTATATATGGGGCAATAAGAGAACAGATAGATCCATTGGAAGATATGGGAATAGCTTGTGAAGTCATACCAGGAGTAAGCTCATTTGTGGCATCAGCGGCAGCCATGAATAAAGAGTTTACATTGCCAGATGTATCCCAGACGGTTATATGTACTAGATTAGAAGGAAGAACTCCTGTGCCAGAAAAGGAAAATTTAGAGTCATTGGCATCTCATAGGGCATCTATGGCTATATTTTTATCTGTTCATATGATAGATAATGTTGTAGAAAGATTATTGGTACATTATGATGAATTAACACCAGTTGCAGTGGTGCAGAAAGCCACATGGGAGGACCAGAAAATAGTAAGGGGAACACTAAAAGACATATCTGAAAAGGTAAAGAGGGCAAATATAACAAAAACAGCTCAAATATTGGTAGGAGGGTTTTTAGGGAACAAATATGAAAAATCCAAATTGTACGATAAGACATTTACTCATGAATATAGGAGAGGAAAATAA